The DNA segment acacatatatatgtgtataaattttttactattaaattagaatattaaaatattaaaatcaaagTTCTCATATTTTTGCTGAAGCATATTAGAGGTGCCTCATAAGTTTCTATATTTAATGTGTGGTTTTGGTATATGCTAGTTGGACTGTCCGGGGGTAGTTGCCATAGGATGTGCTGGGAGATAATACGATGATCAAGACTTCCAAGAAACTTTTATATTGTTAGTGCTGTCATGGGATAATAAATTGATCTCCATATAAAATACAATAGCATGCAAGGCTTCGATAATCAATCATGGTGATAAAACATCTTTCCTTTGGTCATTAAGCTGTGAAGATAGTTGTTTGCTATACATGATTTCACATACACAGGGTTAAAAGGGATATAATTACTCATTTCATGTTGATTCATTACTCATCTTATTTAATCCTCATCTTTGGTGCTAACAAAATCCCATTTTCTCCAATTCCGTCATCTGTAGTAATCCTAAATTTTCTCTGTGTTTAAACTTTCTCATCTAccaacattaatgatctttatatatgtatatgttatcCTCATACAGGATCTGAGAAGGAAACTTCCAGTTACTCGTACGCTTTTCCCATGGCACAGTACTTTGCAGTTCAGCCTTACAAGGGACATAACAAGGGAACTTGAAATTGGACAGTGAAGGTAAAAAGACATTGATGAGATTGGAAATCTTTTGTTTGTATTTTAAACTCCAGAGTTCATTTTATTGCTGACATGAAGTTCTaattctttttccaagttttccaGGAACGATCGTTGTAAAGATAGACTTGCCTCTCTTCACACCTAGAAATACCCATCGTTCACAGATATGTACAACCTTTTGTATTCTACTTGCACTCTCTGATTTATTTGTCTGTTGCACGGAGtttgaaaataaaataatgtcctcTGCAATTTGTTGTACGTGGTTCACTGATCTTATTTAGAAGCTCACTGTTGACTGATTCAGTAGGGCAAAGACCTGAACCGTGGATGACCTCGTCTCCGAACAAGCACTGCGGGGCAGCAGCTTTACACAGCCTTTAGTAGTATGATGTATGACGTGAGAACCATATGTTACAAAACTCATTTTAACCATGTCAGCATGCTAATCTGGAATCTCTATAGCCTTAAACTCGATTAACTGCTATACTGCAGGCATTTCTTTTTTTACTATACTCATGACATGATCCAAGCAATTGGCATCCTGTGTTGCACCTTGCTTTAAAAGTAGATATCTCTTATGCAATGCTTTCACACACTGTCAAATTGGATTCTGACAGGGTTGCCTCTTTGGGATTGAACTTAGATGTGCTCTTGGTAATGGATATAGCAGAACAGTTGTCCCCATTGCATGAGATAATTCTTTCTGCAAATGCTGTTTTGCTTGGTGGTCACTACAATTTCCTTCATGACCTTTGGTAAGGGTATAATTCACAATCTTTTCACACATCATAGCCCATACGTTCTAGTTCAGGTGCAGCATCACTTATTTTCATTTCTTAGCTAACTAAAATCATGTTGTTTGAATTGCCAGTGACGGAATCTTATCACCAAACATCTTATCACCAAACATGCATTTATTTTTGGAGTTGTATTATCATTAGTGAAGTTCATGTCATATATGTCATCAGTGGTCAGCGCTCTTTTTTTATTAGGTCTTAAAAGGAAACATTTAGCTTTCCAGCTCACTAGCATTAGGATGCACAAGAAGTGATCACCGTGAGAAGACCCACTCAGCTCTACTGCATCTTCAAGAAGAGATCTACACAAGCGTGATGCCTCGCATCCATTTTTTAGGCTTAAAAACATAAATGATGAGATGACTTGACAAAAGAACATTGTTTTTAAcagaattgttttttttttaatagaattATATCATCTAGGGAACAAAATACGGTAGGTCTGTAACAATAGTGCAACAACATATTTATTATATCATCCATCTATCATTTAATAGATAGTATAGTGAACAATTTATTTATGACACCAAATGTAAAGAAACTGCCTCAGCCTTGCTTGTGACGTTACCAAAGAAACCCACCGAATCCCAGCAAACAAAAAGAAGGCAGCAGGTAGGTAAGTAAATAAATACACATCTATCTATTTTATCACACACTCATGCAAATAACACGAAATGATAACTCTGATCCCGGAAGAAGAGCCAGGGGTGCTACGGTAATTTTAGCACGGTCCGTCCCCTGCTGCTACTCGTCGGAGTCGTCCTCCCCGCCGAAGATGGAGAAGCGGTAGTAGAGGAGGAAAAGTATCAGCAGCAGCAGGAGCGCCACGCCGACGGGGGAGCCCCCGACGCGGTGGATGGAGTCCGGGGAGCCGGCGGCGAAGATGTCCGAGAGGACGGCGCCGCGGTCGGAAGACAGGAACCGAATCACCAGCACGAGGACGACCGGGAGCAGCAGAAGCCCCGTCGGGCTGAGGACGTCGGAGATGGCCCCCGTTATGGCCTCCCCGCCTCCACCGACGAGGAACggcgccgccaccaccacccccACCACCACCGCTAGCAGAACCCCATGGGGCGGAGCTCCCTGCCCTTCCCGATCCAGCATCGGTACTCCTCTGCGCCCCTTCGTCTCTTCACCTCACCTCACTGCACCACTGCTCCTGACTCGCTGCCCCCTCACCGCCTTTGGTTGGTAGAAGAAAGCGATTGCCTGTgtgtctcagagagagagaggaagaaagagagTAGCAAAGCGACACATTTATGATGGGAAGTGGGCCGTGGCGCCCAGCTTTGGGAGGTAGATGAGAGATGTGCCCTCTTTTACTCGGAAGAGGGAAAGAGGAAGCTGTGTGGTGATATGGGCATCGGTAGTTGGGAAAGCAGAAAACAAAAAGGGGTTGAAAGTTTCAAACAGGGGGAGGCACATGGTGGCACGTGACGCCACCGACTCGGATCACGTGAGGATAGGAACGGGGATTTACAACCGACGCAGCCGGCACGTGGTAGAATCGCTGGAATGCCGCAGCGTGACGGGGCCAATCGgttctctttcttttctcctcGAGTGAGTTGACCATAATAATACAAAGTACGGAGCAAATGATACGATTGCATCGTTGGAAGAGTCTGAGGTTTAGAATATGCAGCTTCCAATTTGCCAATGGCGACACAAGACCAGTATCTGAAATCAAATCCAAGACTCGTAATCATCTACTATCGGACGTTACAGCTGCATGTCCTCGTCTTAACACACCTATACACAGCATCTTGCATTACTTAAAActacgacttagttggaattcaatACATGTATATACGATCGAGAATGACACGGCCCACACCAAGTCATCCATCGATCAGCATGTGCGTGCAGGTCATccttgtatcttcttcttcttgttgctgcTTCTGCTTGTAGTAGTACTACTCAAATCGATCCAGTCCAAGCTGCTGGTAGTGGTGGTGGATGTCCTCCGGgtggtcatcaatcttttgcctcTCGGGCTGCGCCCATCGCCCTTCCTGAGACCTCATCATGCCCTTGTTCTCGTCCTGCCTCCAGTTGGGCGGCACCATGAGATGCTCGTGTAGGAAGTCGCAGGACTTGTTCACCAGCGCCGGGTCTCGCCCGGTGGTCGGTGCAAACTTCCGACCCTTCCCCTGGAATCTGCGAGCCCAAACCAGCAGGTGTTAGACCAAGACACGACTCTTGCATTCAGGAGAATAGCAGGGCGGGGGACCTCTAGCGATGAGGGATCGTACCCGTCCAAGAGATGGAGATGGGCTTCCAAATTATGGTAGTTGGAGGGGTCGAGGGAGTCCTTGAGGAAGGGCGAGTGCTTGTGGTCCAGAAGCAGCTCCACCCCGACGTGAACGTACCCGTCCATCGCCCTCAGCATGAACTCCGGCATGTGCTCGTTGATCAGCACGCCCGGCACGGTGGGCACCTTGTCGTGGACGTTCACCACCCGCAGCACCTTCAGCCCCAGCTTGTCGCACCGCTCCTTGAAGTGCTCGTTGCCCACCCTCGGCCCCCCGTATGAGAACACCGCCATCGGCACCTGCTTCCCGTCGGCCCCCTTGATGAGCTCCATCTCCGCGATGTCGTACGCGTTCAGCGTCGCCAGCGCGCTGCCGAGGCTGTGCCCCGCCACCGTTATGCTCACCTCCTCCCCGGCCTCGGTGTACTGGGCCACCAGCTTCCTCACCTCGGTCAGCACTTGCTCCCTAGCGGAGTACTTGCAGAACCGGCACGTCGAGTCCTTCTCGATGTACAAGTCAACGAAGCCGGTCTCCACCTTGACCCGGGTGTCCGGGCAGGGGATCCCCGCAGATCTCACCGGCTGCATCTTGGCCATGAAGTCGTGGATCCACTCCAGCCGCGTCACCGTCCCCCTCCACGCGATCAGGATGTCGCGGCGCCCCAGCCGGGCGGTGGTCTCGTCGTTGGACACCGAGACGTAGCCGATCCAGTTGGCGCGCTCGCTCCACGTCCGGGAGCCCATGACGGACTTGGCAAAGAACTTGGGCACCTTGACGTTGGAGGTGGCGTAGAGGTACCTGGTAACGTCGTAGCCGGCGCTTTCCATGCCCAGGCTGTAGAAGAACTGGCGGCGGCTGTACTTGCAGCTGCCGCAGTAGCGGGAGAACTTGTCATAGTCGAACGAGTCGTAGCAGGCCTGCACGAACTCGCCGTAGCGGATGAGCTCCGTACGAAGGAGGGGGTCGATCGGGTCCAGCAGGCCAGCCCAGTCGTCGCGGCCGTGGATCACGCGCCACCGGTTGGCTAGACCGTCCTGCGGCTGGCGGGTATCCACTTGCTCTGCTGTCTTCTGGAGCTCGAGGTCGGAGATGATCGCGGACATGGAATCTTCCCTGGCCGCCCTTGGTGGCTGAATTCTCACTCCCCGGTTGAGGGTGCGCAGCACCGGCACCGGAGACGGCTTAACGAGGGAGAGGGACGGGAGAGGTGGACCGGGCTGAGAAGGGGAGCTGTGAAAGACGCCAGGGAACCAGACAGGGAGTGAAGACTGGGAAATCGCCATCGGAGGCGACGGCTTCGAGGGGCTCTGAGGGCGGGCTATAGAAGGGAAGGTGATGGCGTTACAGTGGAAGCGCTGCGTATGATTGTGTTGGGCACTATATGTCGGGCATGGGGATGGATTTATACAGGCAGGAGGTACGGTGAGAAGTAGAAATACGCAAGTAGTACGAGCTACGCTCATGCATCGCGTCGTAAGGCGGGACACACTTCGCGTCGACGTTCCAATACTGGAAGCCAGATTTTTATTACTCGGTCACCGAAAACGGACGAGAAGAGCACAAGTCGGACACAAAATGGATGAGAAGGGATGACGCGGCACCTCTCCACCTGTCACGTCGATCGGACGGAAGCGCGATTGTACCGTATCGCTCGCGACTTGAGTCGTTACATCCAGCAATGGTTACACGTGATACGCGAGAGTCGCTTGGTCTCGATCGACGTTTCTCGGTGGAGCATTTTGCCTTCCTTGTGTCCCAACTTAGTGCTTTTGCCTCAACATCTACGGGTGATTGAAGATGATGTTTCACTTGTCAGTTCAATTATTGCTCTTGGTATCACGAGACATGTTAATCTTATTCATGGAATGGAAACAATCCCTTGGATTTATATAAATGTACCTTTTTTCTTgcctaatttttattattattcatgTCATCGATCATAATCTTATCGGACGATCGATCAACTATAAAACAACTATAAAATTAGATGGATGATAAAACTATAGGTCACAACAACATGTCATCATTTATCCACATAACATACAATGATAGTGACGAGATAGAAATCTCActattgattttatttttatcattcatataaatatatatatatatatatatatatatatatgtatatatatattaagaataGATTAATGCAGGTCTTAGAGTGATGCCAACAATGGTGACGATAATAACAGAAACGTTGATAATGACTAGAATAATTAATGGTGATAGCATTATCGAAGAGATGGCAAtgtctatttttttaataaataagattattttatttcttACCCCCAAAAGatctttcaaaaaaatattactaaAAAACAAACCCtccaaagaatataaaaatataaaattatttttgtttGACAAATAAGTAAAACAAATCTCAGATGTAcaattgtaaaatatttttttatatgtaaTTGGAGAAAGAAGATTGAGTGAATATATAATTGTGGAATGCTTTTAGTATTTATAAGTAAGTgttatttagtaaaattatatttcaaaagtctattaaatattttattatatagttacttttaatatttttaatatttatttaaaaataaatacatgtttttttattatataaataaaaataaaaaatgaatgtatataatcctataaaaaatttcaatggcccaaatatataataaataaaaaatataatcatataaataaatataaaaacaattcttaaatataaatcatattgatttctcgctaaatcattttgacaatcttataattttaaataaaaccaCAAGACActttcaaattaaaaaatatatatatattaacatatACTAATGCTGAAATATTTATACTATCTCGAAGTAACGTCAACATTTAAATATTTCTAATGTAGCATCCAGTTTATATTTGAcctacatatttaaaatatattatcaaacgCATGATACACATGTGGTacgaatataaatattttatttgtaaCTTTAATGCATAAAATTCATGTCACATCATAATACTTCAATGGTCACCGACGTTGCAAGAGTCGGCAAAATCCTTGAAAGATCGGAGAAAATTGAAGATAAGAAATATGAAGATAATTGTTTGTCTTTTGTCAATTTTGAGCAGAATTTTGAAATAGCAGTCATCATAATCTAATGACTCTGATGTTTGTTGCTGACAACATTGTGTTGATGTTTGTTGCTGACAACATTGTGTACAAACCAGTAGAAATCGTTCAATTATTAGGTTATGATCCAAATTAATAATGTGTGTAGGGTCTTTTTCTAAGGTGTCTCCATTTTTTTTTATTCGAGATCTCATATTTTTTTCATGttacaaaaaatatatcatcgATGTCGTAATCAATCCGATAAGGTACGAACTCGTGCGTGTAGTATTGTTCAAGGTACATTGTGTCCAATAATGATTGTTCAATTATTCGGTTATGgtctaaattaataatatatcatattaGGGTCTTTTTCTAATGTGTCTCCACTTTATTCGAGATCTCATATTTTTttcatgttataaaaaaaatatcattgatgtcATGATCAATCCCATAAGGTGCGAACTCATGTGTGTAGGATTGTTCAAGGTACATTGTGTCCGATAAGGATTGTTCAATTATTAGGTTATGATCCAAATTAATAATATGTCATATTATGGTCTTTTTCTAAGATGTCTCCACTTTATTCCAGATCTTATGTTTTtttcatgttacaaaaaaaaaatcatcgatGTCGTTATTAATCCAATAAGGTGCGAACTCGTGTGTGTAGGCTTGTTTAAGGTATATTGTGTCCAATAAGGTTTATTCAATTATTAGGTTATGATCCAAATTAATAATATGTCATATTAGGGTCTTTTTCTAAGGTGTGTCCACTTTATTTGAGATCTCATGTTTTtttcatgttacaaaaaaaatatcatcgatGTCGTGATCAATCCAATATGGTGCAAACTCATGTGTGTAGACTTGTTCAAGGTATATTGTGTCCAATAAGGATTGTTCAATTATTAGGTTATGATCCAAATTaataacatgtcatattagggtCTTTTTCTAAGGTGTCTCCACTTTATTCGAGATCTCATATTTTtttcatgttacaaaaaaaatatcatcgatGTGATCAATCCAATAAGGTGCGAACTCGTGTGTGTAAGATTGTTCAAGGTACATTGTGCCCCATAAGGATTGTTCAATTATTAAGTTATGATCCAAATTAATAATATGTCATATTAGGGTCTTTTTCTAAGGTGTCTCCACTTTATTCGAGATCTCATGTTTTtttcatgttacaaaaaaaaatcatcgatGTCGTGATCAATCCCACAAGGTGCGAACTCGTGTGTGTAGGATTGTTCAAGGTACATTGTGTCCGATAAGGATTATTCAATTATTAAGTTATGgtccaaattaataatatatcatattaGGGTCTTTTTCTAAGGTATCTCCACTTTATTCgagatcttatttttttttttttgtcatgttaCGAAAAAAATATCATCGATGTCGTAATCAATACAATAAGGTGCAAACTCGTGTGTAGGATTGTTCAAGGTATATTGTGTCCAATAAGGATTGTTCAATTATTAGGTTATGATCCAAATTAATAATATGTCATATTAGGGTCTTTTTCTAAGGTGTCTCCACTTTATTCGAGATCTCATATTTTTttcttgttacaaaaaaatatcaTCGATGTCGTGATCAATCCAATAAGGTGCGAACTCGTGTGTGTAGGCTTGTTCGAGGTAGATTGTGTCCAATAAGGTTTATTCAATTATCAGGTTATGATCCAGATTAATAATATGTCATATTAGGGTCTTTTTCTAAAGTGTGTCCACTTTATTCGAGATCTCATGTTTTtttcatgttacaaaaaaaatttcatcGATGTCGTGATCAATCCAATACGGTGCAAACTCGTGTGTGTAGGATTGTTCAAGGTACATTGTGTCCAATAAGGATTGTTCAATTATTTGGTTATGatccaaattaataatatatcatattaGGATCTTTTTCTAAGGTGTCTCCACTTTATTCGAGATCTCAtgtttttttcatattataaaaaaaatatcatcgatGTCGTGATCAATCCCAAAAGGTGCGAACCCGTGTGTAAGATTGTTCAAGGTACATTGTGTCCAATAAGGATTGTTCAATTATTAGAGTCTTTTTCTAAGGTGTCTCCACTTTATTCGAGATCTTAAATGTtttcatgttaaaaaaaaaatatcatcgatGTCGTGATCAATCCAATAAGGTGCGAAGGATTGTTCAAGGTACATTACCAAGATCAAGGTTAGAAAAGATCTTTTGATTTAATCTTAGTATCATGAGATAAGTGAGTGTATACATGAGTGTttaaaagatgaattttttttattgtgttGAATATGAGCTTTTTATATCTGATCGTAAAGaggtaaaatatttcataaatattctACTTATGATAATATCTAACTGCTTCTAACGATCTTATCTGTATCTTTTATTCGTACAGTACAGGAGATAAAAAATAAAGGTAAAATAATCATCTGCCCTTGCCACATGGATAGATAAGTAAATTATATCTTTTATCTTTTTCAACTCGAACATCATCACATGAATACTATACATCGAATCGAATGATAATTTCCTGACGATATTTTTTCTATGTTCTTACCGTGGTATGGAATGATAATTTCACTTCTAACAACTTGTAGATAGATACAGATGCATAGTGTTCGGATGCTTTCCGCTGGTGAACATCCCACGAGATAAGCATGACCCAATTCGACAGGATAATTGCGCAGAGCATGAGGTCGTCCATGGGGACCGCACATGTACATGCACATGCACATGCCTGGTGAGGCTGCCGACGCAAACTCTTAGCCATGGCAACAGCTTGTGTGAGTTGTTGCAGGCGACAAGACTACCTGTTAGAGCTCATTCTCACTGCGtcactctccctccctccctccctcctcaacttgtgaagaAAATGAGAAAGGTGGTGGGGTTGGATTCCCTTTGCCATTGTCTTCATCGTTGCCCCAAGTCAACACTGCCTGCAGCCATGGCTGTTTTCTATCGGCATCACATTGTTGGAATCTGATCTGCAACTTTTATATCTTCGTGATTCTGAAAGAAATAACACTGATGAGGAATTATTCATGATTCACAAGTTTCTCAATTGATGGTCAAGCTTAAGAATTCGTCTTTAGCATCTAAATTACCAGTCACCATTTACTCGAAAAGATTGCAAGGAATCATCAGCACTTCAGCagcgaaaaaagaaaaaaacgttGTATTTTGTCAAAGACTCTCATTctgagattttttttgtttttgtctatAAATAAACAAGGGGTTAAACGATGCatcttattaaatttttttaacataGAGATTTTTTTATCTAACGTTATTTGAATTTAATcttgacataattttttttattatatataacataatatatgtcacatcctgaatattttttttcatatattttcacacaggtcaaataaataaacatcactttattcatcatctataaccatttactacaattcatttattcatcaaattacaaatagaaaagttaacttcaagagtcatccaagtgactctacctagcggtagaggaaggttcgctctccattggaatccgatttagtactagagggaggctgctctgaaaatcaaaaacaaagaaaattcagcaacgctgagtaggaaccccaaaagtcaaatcaagataaatacatgaccaaaatttaatcaatcatcccattggcgtatactaAGTACCCGAAtgaagaggctttatcctacgggatgagtttgtgttctcccaacagcggatggaggcaaactcatatcacactcccaacagcggatggagtggtgtcccacacccgccaaagtggggacacgttcctcccaacagcggatggaggaaccgtccagccgccacgtctgacggcccgctaatccccgaagggaatcgccctacctgctcttagcaggaatataatctcacactggtcatatccatttcgggatgaaataacatatttaaaacatctctttcaaaaaaatcatcaatatcaaataatataaattaaccctcaattgacttgaactctagtttaatcgattcaattgaactcgatttactagagcctaactgaactgacctctaatccttatttaactggtctggaaccaccctagactagtataatttagactagattaagttcaatttaggttaaactaacttgaataagtcaatcaattcggaatcaccatctagactaatcaagtatagtttaattcaatcaatatttgggctcaagttcaacaataatattgggctagattgagccagtccatctattggtcatatgcattatacatgattgagcatgcattacataaaactggcccagccttagcccatggactagtcatagcatatacccattaacaacatatataaaaatataataatacattaaaagatagatgaggagaaaagttttaatacaaagaaataacattctcaatttgactagaaatcataagacattaaaagagggactaggagataagttttaacacaaggaaatagctttctaaattcaaataaaaatcatgttttcaacacataaaatttcaacatattctagtcatattttaaatcattcagaataatatattttaaatttcagataaaagaatatcaaaaagggattttagataacatattctagtctaacaagattttaatccagataagattaaagataaactgtaatacagaaaatatatcatataaaacatatacctttttaacatatttaattctacaataaaaaccttaatcatgggtcaaagaatattttgaaaactttaactgattactttaatatataaaaatttgacatttaaagaattgatacacatttttcaaactataaaactttcaacatttaaagaatcaaaataaaagctaaaacttttaagaaaggtagggaaacctacctcttgtcaacagggtgtaactcctcgttctcttgtcaacatggtgtaactcctcgttcctcccgctgctaggctcgactaggtgaggaacgaaggagagagatccctcccctttaaataggaggaggtgagcctctattaagggaaataaattttaattttcgtatttatttaatatagattatttctatttaatatactaccaaatatgatatcatcatatttggaatacttactagttatttccttaattcatatcaacaaacaaggaagtagattaggatttccttaaattataataacaagtaaggaaagaaaatcaattcctaacttaaatatttgatt comes from the Musa acuminata AAA Group cultivar baxijiao chromosome BXJ2-8, Cavendish_Baxijiao_AAA, whole genome shotgun sequence genome and includes:
- the LOC103995863 gene encoding uncharacterized protein LOC103995863, translated to MLDREGQGAPPHGVLLAVVVGVVVAAPFLVGGGGEAITGAISDVLSPTGLLLLPVVLVLVIRFLSSDRGAVLSDIFAAGSPDSIHRVGGSPVGVALLLLLILFLLYYRFSIFGGEDDSDE
- the LOC103995862 gene encoding phospholipase A1-Igamma2, chloroplastic, whose amino-acid sequence is MAISQSSLPVWFPGVFHSSPSQPGPPLPSLSLVKPSPVPVLRTLNRGVRIQPPRAAREDSMSAIISDLELQKTAEQVDTRQPQDGLANRWRVIHGRDDWAGLLDPIDPLLRTELIRYGEFVQACYDSFDYDKFSRYCGSCKYSRRQFFYSLGMESAGYDVTRYLYATSNVKVPKFFAKSVMGSRTWSERANWIGYVSVSNDETTARLGRRDILIAWRGTVTRLEWIHDFMAKMQPVRSAGIPCPDTRVKVETGFVDLYIEKDSTCRFCKYSAREQVLTEVRKLVAQYTEAGEEVSITVAGHSLGSALATLNAYDIAEMELIKGADGKQVPMAVFSYGGPRVGNEHFKERCDKLGLKVLRVVNVHDKVPTVPGVLINEHMPEFMLRAMDGYVHVGVELLLDHKHSPFLKDSLDPSNYHNLEAHLHLLDGFQGKGRKFAPTTGRDPALVNKSCDFLHEHLMVPPNWRQDENKGMMRSQEGRWAQPERQKIDDHPEDIHHHYQQLGLDRFE